The following is a genomic window from Apodemus sylvaticus chromosome 10, mApoSyl1.1, whole genome shotgun sequence.
TTGTATTTAGAAAATTTCAGGTCTTCAAGTAGTTTTTtgaaggatgtgtgtgtatgtgtgtgtgaaaacttCTCGCCTCACTTATAAATTCAGTATTATCATCCTGATACCAAAGCAGATgaagcaggctggagaggtggcgcaGTAAATatgagcatttactgctcttgcagaggacccagactcAGTTCCCAACTCTAACATCAAGTGAGCCAACCTAACTCTAGGGGCATCCAACACTTGTGGCATTGGAGAACACCCGCACTCATCTGGGTGTATACACAAATAGTACAGTCAAAAATACAgacagctcaatggttaagagcactggctactactgcagaagacctggattctgttcccaacacccaacttggtagctcacagctggctgtaactccagttctagcaGGAGCTCCAACACTTGTCGCCACCAGGCACCGCATGTGCGGTCCAGGCAACacttaaacacataaaatataaatcaaaagaaaagcataCTGATATACTCCAAAAACAAAAGTTCTAGGGTTTCAGCTTCTGCTAAATGCATTGTCTTTTCGTGATATTAATAGCCATTGGCAACAATCCTACAACTAACTAGGCAAGGTAGAACGTCCTTTAATCTCagatttgggaagcagaggcaggtgggtctctgagttcccAAGTAagtaatgagttccaggccagccaagactacctAGTGAGGTCTGGTCTCAAATCCTTCATCTAGCTTTtgattaaaacaaacagaaaccctaGCCTGTAGTATTCCTTCGCTCAATGTTTTGTGAAAACATCCCCTATCAGTTGCCCTGTGTTAGATCGGAAAGGCAAGGCACATTCTTGATTATTTCTTAAATCCATTTTCAGAATAAGTTGGTTTCCCTGCATTCTTTGATAAAAGGTTGTCTAATAAGCCATTTATTGCTCAAGGTCCAGAACATGGATTTATATACACACTGGGgtaaggtttgtttgtttcagcTATTACTATTAACATTCAAAAATAACCTAATCTATGGCCCGTGTATCTTTGAGGTGGTCCTGATAGTTGTTACCTTTTATTCTTACGACATGAGGACTGTAGTTAACTATTCATTCAAAGATTTCTGCTTCTTGAAGTAGGCTTGAAGTAGGAAGTTACATATGGAGACTCATTTCTGAGTTCTGGGTCATTTCAGAGAACAGAAGTGAGCGTTTCCCCCAAAGATAAAATATGTCCATGGTGTTTTGAAAGGAAAATGTTCCCTGTGGTCTTGGAcacttgaatgcttggttcccagtttgTGGAGCCATTTGGGAAGGCTTGGAAGGTATGGCCtcggaggaggtgtgtcattgtgaACCAGCTTTGACATTTCAAAGACCCATGCTATTCCCACTTCACAGTCTCTCTGCCTGCACTGCCCTTCAACATGTGAGCCCACAGCTTCTACTCCAGCTGTCATGTCGGCTGCTTGCTGCCTCACGGCTCCGACActtaagccaaataaataaacccttctctaggttgtcttggtcatggcgttttaccacagcaatggaaaaagtaactaatatgtTAAGTGTTGATAGTCCTACTTCCGTTTTCATTTGAACCATACGGTTTGTACTTGAAATTAATGGTCCTAAGTCAGTATCTCCCTTTAACTTGGCCAGAACAACTTGGGTTTTAATGACACtgaactgactttttttttttaatatttttattttctatattctttgtttacattccaaatgatttccccttcccggatcccccctccccattgaactgactttttttttttaaaaaaaaacaaaagatcccTTTATCCCCAGTACTGGGCCTGGGATCCAAAATCTTGTGCATGCTGGGTCAGTCTTCTACCACTAAGCTGTATTCATCTAACTTAGAATGTACCATTGACAGCCTCAGGATAGCAATGCCACCactaaaaaaaatgtattgttaTTTAGGCAGTTCTTGTCTTTGGGTACACCCTCTTCCACTGCCATCTTTTTCTGTAATATGGATTACTTCTATTGTGGCTATCCTCAGTAACTAAATTAGATTTACTTCTTACTGTCAAGTTTTAGAGGATTGTCTTTCTCAAAATCCATTTATTTGGCTTTGGTAGTAGTCTCAATATTTACAGtggcaaattaacaaaataagatttatttaaggAAATAAAGCCTTTTAGTTCTTTCTCCCtgccattgatttaaaaaaaacaaaaacaaaccagagacACCTTTCTTAACAAATATAACCTGTGTCATAGTGCATTCTCTGAGACACAGTTATGTGCAGGAATTCTGTTGGAAAAGATAGAGAGATGGTGTAGCCTTTGAAAGATAAAAattggaagctggagagatagatggttcaaagtgcttgctgttcttacagatctgagttcagttcccagtatccaaGTCAGGTAGCTCATaatcacctggaactccagctctaagAGATTATACACCTCCAGAGGCACTctcatgaatgtgtgtatgcatatacatatacataaacaaacaaaaacattaaggaaaatgggaaaggagaaatTCAGGTACCAGATCGGAGATGACACCTGTGTGGATGAGGAGTCACCCTCTAGAACTCTGCCCACACCCTGGAGTTTACAATTCTGTGGTGTGGTGGGAAAAATTAAGGAATTCGTATTGGGCAGAGGGGGAGCTGAGTGGTAATCGAATCACTATGTGATGATCCAATGGGGTGTGACGACCCTGGTGGTACGAAAACCCTTCAGAATTGTTCCCTCTTGTCCAGGTCGTTATGACCTACCCCAGAGAGCTGGtgacagaaataaatccacatcaACCAGAATGCAGACTTCCTCTGGCTCAGAGTTGTGACTTTATAGTTCTTTGAGGGTGGTTCCCAGAAGGCAACTCAGCTAGGTGCTGTCAGTTGCCAAAACTCTCAAGAGCTATGGAAAGGACCCCATGAAGGGGAAACTGGGTGATGTGGGGACATCCAGTACAGTCGCCCCTTTGCACTCTCCTCACTCCTCAAATAAAAGATTCTGGGATCCACCTCCTAATCAGACCAGGATTCTGCTGGTCTCATTTCCCCTGGAATCTACAAGAGCTGGTCTTGGGCTTCAGCCGAATCCTAAGGTCTCTTCCAAGCATTTCTTTCTCACTGTCCTGGGGGAGAGTCACCAGTTTAAGAAGGGTAGCAGAGCTCAGACTGGGCTCTTTCATTCAATACAAGCCTGCCCACCCCCAGGTGTAGTGAGCTTCTGTAGTGTACGGTGTTTCTGTGGCAACTTAGGGCATGTTATGAGACAATCTACAGAGTCTGAGCATGTTATTGTTAAGAAGTTATCCAGGCTACATGTCAGGGTGTCCCCACCCGCTTCACCGGAGTTGGGAAAGAAGACGTCTATATGTGTTTGTGACTATTAAGACAAGAATCTTCCACCAAGAGCCACACCCCTTGGTGATCATAGGGGCAGTGGGTTGAAAAGGAAACTCAAACCTCACCTGAATCCTGGCAGCTTTTTTCTCTACTCTAGGTTTTCTCTACTCTAGTTTTCTCATCATCTCCCCAAATTGGAAAGTTCAAATCcctgtttatttattataataggaatagaaaatcCCAGCCCAATGTTTAAGTGTGAAAGATCTTAAGTATCTCCAGTTTCTCCCCCTACCCCTCACCACACAAGTATGATGCTTTTTGGCTTTGAGGGATTTGGCCTTGAGGCAAGAAGACATCAACTGCGAAGCTGCTCAGGCTGTGTTTATTAAGGTAGAGAGGGAAGGTGCGAGCAGCAGGCTTTCCAGCTCTTGCTGAAAAATAACGTCTTGTCAGGCAGAGTATTTCCAGGTTCACCTCAACCGAACATTGTCAGGGCCCCCTGGAGAAGAGAAGCCAAGCTTGAGAGTGCCCTTCACTGCTGCCAAGGATTGCTCGGGAGAGGATCTGGCGCCTTAGGTTACTCAAGACAGGAAAGCTTAGTAGCTGGTTCTGGGGAGGATCCCTTAGGACAAATGTCATGGCCCGTTGGCAGCCATTTGTGAAAGGTAAACCCTGAAGAACTCCATGGACTCTTCCCAGTTTATTTAGGATATGGCTTGCTGGAGCAGATCAGGAAGCaagggtgctctctctctctctctctctctctccctccttccctccctccccaccatgTTGAAGGTAGCTGGGGGGCACCCACCCAGGAAGGAATAACCATGGAAGGAAGATGCCCATGTTACCAGCAGTGACTTCACAGCTCCCACAGCCTCAGGGCCCAGctcggtgacacacttcctggaACCCTCTATGAGAGGGTCCAATGGTATGCCCAGGCCGGCCAGGATGAACTTCAGGATGGTCAGTTGGCTTAATGGTAGGCTAGGCACAGCCCCCGCCACAGCCTCTGCAGCGGGAGCAAGAGCAGCCACGGGTTCTACCACGGGTTTGGCCAACGAATCCACGAAGAAAGCCACACCTGCCAACACAAACAGAACCTGGGACCTTCTCGAGAATTCTGAAGACCCAACTCCTTCAGGGAGGGTACCCAAGGGAGATTTGACAGACACCCACCTACTTCCTGATTGATGGCTACCCTGTGCCAAGGGAGATGCCAACAGATGTTAGGAAGGTGGCCACATAGAGGGCCCAGGGAGGAGATAGCTACAGAGAGCCATAGGAGATGGGAAAGGTTTTTAGAGTTGGGGACATTCATACTGGGCCTTGCTGACTGAGGGTGAGAACAGATGGGATGGGTGGTGTCAACCCAGGGCTGGAGGTGAGTAGGTAAATGAGAGGCAGCTCACAGGCTCAGGTGCGGCTGACAGCAGAAAGCCTTAAAGGCCACGGTAGAAACGGAGGGAAGCCTTGAAGGGAAAAGCAGAGGAACCTCTGGGTTCCCCTGTAGACAACTCTGCTAGAAGAGCTAGAAAAGCAGCCGCCAGGAAAGAGCAGGGACCAATGGCAGGTCCTCCACAGGAGATGCTAAGCCCCAAGGGAACTCACCAGAGTCACTGAGCAGAGCCACACAGAACGCTAGAAAGGTGGTGGTAAGCTTCATGGTGGAAGagactcagaagatgctcctggGGTCTAAGACGCTCTTCCTGAAGCCTGGCCCTGCCGGTTTCATATATCCAGGAGTGGAACCTCACCCCCCTGGGAAATGAGTTGTTTGCTCGGCTAATAGGCAGCAATGCAGCCAACTTCCTCCTCTGGTCAGTGGACCCTGGGAGGCTCACACATCCCACCTCGGTCCTGGGGATTTCCTCTTGGCAGGATCTCCTGAAGTCAAGTGCTACTAGGCCTTTCCTCTAGGGATAATGGATGTCCTTTGTCCTCACAGGGCCCACCTTGATACTGTGGTCTGACCCCACCTCAACATCATACGGGCCAGGGGCCCATGGCTCTGTGGAAACAGGCTCCCCAAGGGGGGTTGTGCAGGTTCTGGGGCTGGAAGCCTGAAGAGCACAGTGTGAATTGGCAGGTCCCGGGGACCCCAAATCTCTCAACGAACTATTGGTCCCTGGTCCCAGACTATGGAAATGTCACACCATGACAGTCTTCCCACCTCCTGATGGTCTGGGAGCACCAATGTGTTTGAGCCAGAAAGGAATGCCTAATAGCCTGGCTTGGCAACTGGGCAACTGGGCCTTACCCCTGATTGCATCTTAGTTGGGCCACAGGTAGGTgctgatgcaaaaaaaaaaaaaaaaagaggatgaggagaagaaggaagagaagaagaagaagaagaagaagaagaagaagaagaagaagaagaagaagaagaagaagaacaacaacaacaacaacaacaacaacaacaacaacaacaacaacacaacgaCCTGGgacattttctctgtctttgaAATCACTCTCAAAGGCAGCAGATGAGCTTGGGATATTTCAGAGTGTCTCTAAAAGCCCTTTCTTGTCTACCACCTGCAGAAATGTAGCAGAGAACAAAGCATGGATACCCTTCCATTAAGCTCATTAGTTGGGAGATCTGACTTCCAGCATTTTAGAATGCCTCTTTCTCAGCAGATGAGCATGCCTTGATTTTTGTAGCGGGAGGAAAGGGTCTCCTGCGGCCCCCGGGCTGCTGTGAAGACTTAGAGTGGGCAGATCCCACCTCTTTCCAGCCCGTGGCGTGCGAGCATACCTCTGCCTGTTCCTCGCGTCTTTTCCTTATTGCTTTTTCTGGGAAGCATTTGTTAATCACCATGGAAGTAATTTCAGCAGGAAATGAGTTTTCAGTTTGTGAGGTTGCGCCTCCCTTCAATGGCTTTCTGGAAGGAATGCTGCTTGCAAGGCAGCGTGGAGACCATTCATGTGGATGTCGAGGGCACCGCTGCCACATGCCGAATACCCTGGGCCTCTGCCTCGGAAGGGCACATCTGTAAAGTGTACATGGCTCTGACCAAGCCAAGCCCAGATGGCCTGACAGTGGTGTCCCCCAAAACCATCATTTCACTTTATGTGACAACTGTAGTTCAAGAACATTAAACAGAAAATCCCACAACTAAAAATTCTCAACTTTCCCAGGGGCATAACccactttcttgctttcttcttcttcttcttcttcttcttcttcttcttcttcttcttcttcttcttcctcctcctcctcctcctccttctcctcctcctcctccctcttcctctttctcctcctctttctcctccttctcctcctcttcatcctcttcctattcttttcctcctcctcttcttcctcttctcctttcctcttccttttccttctttctcctccttcttcctcttctcctcctctttctccttttttcttctcctctctttgtctTTAACTTTATAATTATGACTACAGATTGTTCTATGTGAGTTTCACTGTGACGTTTCCACACAGCATGTACAGTGCATTGACCATAACTCACTCTTCCCATGCTTTCTTGCCTCcgtcttcctcctctccctagTCCTCTTGCACACCCTGttatttccttttctgctttcaagatgtgtgtgtgtgtgtgtgtgtgtgtgtgcattt
Proteins encoded in this region:
- the Scgb3a1 gene encoding secretoglobin family 3A member 1 yields the protein MKLTTTFLAFCVALLSDSGVAFFVDSLAKPVVEPVAALAPAAEAVAGAVPSLPLSQLTILKFILAGLGIPLDPLIEGSRKCVTELGPEAVGAVKSLLDSEKEMLGRDLRIRLKPKTSSCRFQGK